A single window of Triplophysa rosa linkage group LG20, Trosa_1v2, whole genome shotgun sequence DNA harbors:
- the LOC130570947 gene encoding serine/threonine-protein kinase pim-2-like, with the protein MKDYMDIPGYPEPIPREVYLQMLACKGEHVPVIVRFLDWQDRLDHYVMVLERPSPCEDLSAFMIRNGGRLTEKLARLIMEHVTEAAEICCNRGVFHRDIKMENLLINPCTLDVTLIDFGCGDLLKNSAYTEYMGMFYHFSFL; encoded by the exons ATGAAGGATTACATGGACATC CCGGGTTATCCTGAACCCATTCCTCGAGAGGTCTATCTTCAGATGCTTGCCTGTAAGGGAGAACATGTTCCTGTGATTGTCCGGTTTCTGGACTGGCAGGACCGTCTGGACCACTATGTCATGGTCCTGGAGCGCCCTTCTCCCTGTGAGGACTTGAGCGCTTTCATGATCCGCAACGGAGGCAGACTCACCGAAAAACTAGCGCGACTTATCATGGAGCATGTGACAGAAGCCGCTGAAATCTGCTGCAATCGTGGGGTTTTCCACAGGGACATAAAAATGGAAAACCTCCTGATTAACCCGTGCACGCTCGAtgtcacactgatcgacttcgggTGCGGCGATCTGCTTAAAAACTCGGCTTACACAGAGTATATGGGTATGTTTTATCACTTTTCTTTCCTGTGA
- the LOC130571660 gene encoding LOW QUALITY PROTEIN: serine/threonine-protein kinase pim-1-like (The sequence of the model RefSeq protein was modified relative to this genomic sequence to represent the inferred CDS: substituted 2 bases at 2 genomic stop codons) produces MNLFSSGTRDYACPEFFQTGEYYGKPATVYSLGVLLFAMLCGKFPNCNDRNWINERRWCKDGLTEECCRLIEDCLQEDPDKRIRLRKIFKHKWFQDKDPADCLQTPVRSQNDDVIQYRDDAGSDIDDGVDVLIFHTSNSRCEEEMEGVENHEINCCQYEIGRELGQGGFGTVYEGTRVRDGVKVAVKVVRKNEHVMKDYMDIPGYPEPIPREVYLQMLACKGEHVPAIVQFLDWQDRLDHYVMVLECPSPCEDLLSFMVRAGGRLTEKTAKDIMWQATEAAEICSIRGVFHRDIKLENFLINLNTLEVKLIDFGCGDLLKNSAYTDFMGMFYHFPLXTAVYINARXFCRYCETSHLLHANLFSSGTEMYFCPEFFHTGEYYGKPATVYSLGVLFFAMLCGNFPSVHDLDQINERRWCKDGLTIGEIFIRPTVVLNDRKQNECFDKRIE; encoded by the exons ATGAATCTGTTTTCATCAGGCACGAGAGACTACGCCTGCCCTGAATTTTTCCAAACGGGCGAGTACTATGGAAAGCCGGCGACGGTGTACTCGCTCGGGGTGCTGTTATTCGCCATGTTGTGCGGGAAATTCCCCAACTGCAATGACCGGAACTGGATCAATGAGAGGAGGTGGTGCAAAGACGGCTTGACTGAGG AATGCTGCCGTTTGATTGAAGACTGTCTGCAGGAGGATCCAGATAAACGTATTCGTCTGAGAAAGATCTTTAAACACAAGTGGTTTCAG GACAAAGATCCTGCAGACTGCCTCCAGACTCCCGTCCGCTCTCAAAACGATGATGTCATTCAGTATCGAGATGATGCTGGGTCTGACATCGATGATGGTGTGGACGTTTTAATCTTTCACACTTCAAACAGTCGGTGTGAAGAGGAGATGGAGGGTGTGGAGAATCACG aAATCAATTGCTGCCAGTATGAGATCGGCAGAGAGCTGGGCCAAGGCGGTTTTGGAACCGTCTATGAGGGAACCCGTGTGCGGGATGGCGTGAAG GTGGCAGTGAAAGTTGTCAGGAAGAACGAGCATGTAATGAAGGATTACATGGACATC CCGGGTTATCCTGAACCCATTCCTCGAGAGGTCTATCTTCAGATGCTTGCCTGTAAGGGAGAACATGTTCCTGCAATCGTCCAGTTTCTGGACTGGCAGGACCGTCTGGACCACTATGTCATGGTCCTGGAGTGCCCTTCTCCCTGTGAGGACCTGTTGAGTTTCATGGTGCGCGCAGGAGGCAGACTCACCGAGAAAACAGCGAAGGATATCATGTGGCAAGCGACTGAAGCCGCTGAAATCTGCAGCATACGGGGAGTTTTCCATAGGGACATAAAATTGGAAAACTTCCTGATTAACCTGAACACGCTGGAGGTCAAACTGATCGACTTCGGGTGCGGTGATCTGCTTAAAAACTCAGCTTACACAGATTTTATGGGTATGTTTTATCACTTTCCTTTATGAACAGCAGTTTACATAAATGCTAGAtgattttgcagatattgtgaGACATCACATTTATTGCACGCTAATCTGTTCTCCTCAGGCACAGAAATGTACTTCTGCCCTGAATTCTTCCATACGGGCGAGTACTATGGAAAGCCGGCGACGGTGTACTCGCTCGGGGTGCTGTTTTTCGCCATGTTGTGCGGAAATTTCCCCAGCGTCCATGACCTGGACCAGATAAATGAGAGGAGGTGGTGCAAAGACGGCTTGACTATAGGTGAGATCTTCATCAGACCAACTGTAGTTCTGAATGATAGAAAACAGAACGAGTGCTTTGATAAAAGAATTGAATAA
- the LOC130570948 gene encoding serine/threonine-protein kinase pim-1-like codes for MLACQGDDVPEIERLVDWQEYPDQFVMVLERPSPCEGLEEFVASNGGKLDEESAKEIMWQATMAAHMCCKRGVFHRDIKLENFVITADTLDLKLVDFGSGELLQKSAYKTFTGMLDTLPFG; via the coding sequence ATGCTTGCATGTCAGGGAGATGACGTTCCTGAGATTGAACGGCTCGTGGACTGGCAGGAGTATCCGGACCAGTTCGTCATGGTCCTGGAGCGCCCTTCTCCCTGCGAGGGTTTGGAGGAATTTGTTGCGAGTAACGGGGGAAAACTCGATGAGGAGTCAGCCAAGGAGATCATGTGGCAGGCAACCATGGCTGCCCACATGTGCTGTAAACGGGGGGTTTTCCACAGGGATATCAAGCTGGAGAACTTCGTCATAACAGCAGACACCCTAGACCTCAAACTGGTCGACTTTGGGAGCGGTGAACTACTTCAAAAGTCGGCCTACAAGACGTTTACAGGTATGTTAGACACATTACCATTTGGATAA